Sequence from the Dehalobacter sp. genome:
AAGAAGACGGGCACACAATCCGCATAAAAACTAAGCAGTCCTACGTCCTGCGCTGTAAGCATTCCGTCGCAGGACGGCAGCGCCGATACCAAGTCCTGCATACCCCTGCCCCGGTCTGTTTCTGCTACAAATCGAACAGCGGTACCGTGGACCTGTTCAGCGGCGACACAGTCTTCTGGTGAACGCCCTATTCCGGCCAGAAATATCCGTCTGTTATGTAAAACATCATCAATCGTATCACCGACATGCAAAGCCAGATTCAAAGAGGAATAAGGCGGGCTGCCGACGCCCCCGTCCCTGGTCGAGAACACGGCGGTTACTCCGTGAAGGGACCATCTAGGAATTGTCAGGTAAGCTAGTCCGCCGACCGTTTGTCTCTCCCATGCCATATGATTATACCTCATTGCAGTCAAACCTTAAATCATTTCTATTTATTATATCGAAAAAAACCTTTGAATACAGCTCTTTTACAATTTTTAATAGTTGATATTGATTAAATCCCTGCCGTCGACCAGGATTACATCAATACCGATCTTGATCACTTTTTCCCAAGGAACAAATACGTCGCCCGTCCTCCCGCTGCCAAAAAAGCCTTTCGCCCGGGAGGAAGCCATGATAACGATCCCTTTCACAATCCCTTTTTCCAAATCCAGATCAAGGTCGATGACCGGTCCTAGGCGCCGCCCGTCCTCTATGTTGATAATATCGAGTACCCTCAATTCAGAGACTCTCATGGCAAAGCCCCTCCTCTCACTTACTATCATATGAGGAGGGGTTACAATCATGACACCTTAAAAGCAGCGAGATGTTTGATAAGATATTTTTAGGCCAATGCCTATTTGGGACTCAGACATGCTTGCGCATATACTTCAAAGCGGCTTTCTCAAGGCGTGAGACCTGTGCCTGGGATATCCCAATTTCTTCGGCCACTTCCATCTGGGTTTTGCCCTGGAAGAAGCGCAGCGAGATAATCTTCTTTTCCCTTTCTCCGAGTTTGCCCATACCTTCCTTGATCGAAATCGATTCCAGCCAAAGTTTGTCCGACTGTTTGTCATCACCGATCTGATCCATGACAAAAATCGGATCGCCGCCATCATGATAGATCGGTTCAAAGAGAGATACGGGTTCCTGGATCGCATCGAGCGCAAAAATAACATCTTCATGGGAGATTTCCAGTTTCTCGGCAATCTCATTGATTGTTGGCTCCCGCGAGCACTCCGATGCCAGCTTGTCCCGAACCTGCAGGGCTTTATAGGCGATATCCCGTAAAGATCTGCTGACTCTGATCGGATTGTTATCCCTTAAATAGCGCCGTATCTCCCCAATAATCATTGGGACAGCGTAGGTAGAAAACTTGACGTTCTGACCAAGATCAAAATTGTCGATCGCCTTCATCAGGCCGATACAGCCTACCTGAAAAAGGTCGTCCACATGCTCCCCTCTATTGCTG
This genomic interval carries:
- the sigG gene encoding RNA polymerase sporulation sigma factor SigG; the encoded protein is MVLNKVEICGVNTSKLPVLSGAKMKELFLKFQAGDKSAREQLVRGNLRLVLSVIQRFSNRGEHVDDLFQVGCIGLMKAIDNFDLGQNVKFSTYAVPMIIGEIRRYLRDNNPIRVSRSLRDIAYKALQVRDKLASECSREPTINEIAEKLEISHEDVIFALDAIQEPVSLFEPIYHDGGDPIFVMDQIGDDKQSDKLWLESISIKEGMGKLGEREKKIISLRFFQGKTQMEVAEEIGISQAQVSRLEKAALKYMRKHV
- a CDS encoding YlmC/YmxH family sporulation protein, giving the protein MRVSELRVLDIINIEDGRRLGPVIDLDLDLEKGIVKGIVIMASSRAKGFFGSGRTGDVFVPWEKVIKIGIDVILVDGRDLININY